A stretch of the Leptospira bandrabouensis genome encodes the following:
- the pyk gene encoding pyruvate kinase translates to MPAIEQLRARKTKIVCTIGPATASKEMIRSLALAGMNIARINMSHGDHEFHRKIIRIIKSLNKDELHKHPISILLDTQGPEIRTGDVQNDLHLKVGETFTFHIIPGMEAEAQSVFVNYRDIVKDLKVGDKVTVDNGLINLAVQEIRENELVCTVLDGGKLGSRKHINLPGIRVNLPSITPKDLKDILFGLEEDIDFVALSFVRSQEDVIQLRGIIDEKNHHAQIIAKIEDQEGLKNLDAIIKESDGIMVARGDLGVEIEIEELPIVQRRIIKRCQEEGKRVIVATHLLESMIQNPSPTRAEVTDVANAVYEEADAIMLSGETAMGKFPVRCVEMLDKIARRMEMSINLGLAAQRKPKDQKEEMARSAANLADSMQAHAIIAITRRGITANNLASFHPKYPIVHAFTNMTSVRRKLWLTRGVIPYRVDFSSDPEKTIKLAIQTLVNNGYLQMGEKVVILSDIIAGEERVETIQVREVK, encoded by the coding sequence ATGCCTGCAATTGAACAACTAAGAGCTCGAAAAACAAAAATCGTTTGCACCATTGGTCCTGCGACTGCCTCCAAAGAAATGATCCGAAGTTTAGCTTTGGCTGGGATGAATATTGCAAGGATCAATATGAGTCATGGTGATCATGAATTTCATAGAAAGATCATTCGAATTATTAAGTCATTAAACAAAGATGAATTACATAAACATCCAATTTCTATCCTTCTCGATACGCAAGGGCCTGAAATTCGAACTGGGGATGTCCAAAACGACCTTCACTTAAAAGTGGGTGAGACTTTTACTTTTCATATCATTCCGGGAATGGAAGCAGAAGCACAAAGTGTTTTTGTGAACTATCGTGATATTGTAAAAGATTTGAAAGTGGGAGATAAAGTCACTGTTGACAACGGACTCATCAATCTTGCTGTACAAGAGATTCGCGAAAATGAGCTCGTTTGTACTGTGTTAGATGGGGGAAAACTCGGATCTAGAAAACATATTAACTTGCCTGGAATTCGAGTCAATTTACCCTCTATTACTCCGAAAGATTTAAAAGACATTTTATTTGGTTTGGAAGAAGATATTGATTTTGTGGCTTTGTCTTTTGTCCGTTCGCAGGAAGACGTGATCCAATTACGAGGGATCATTGATGAAAAAAATCACCATGCACAAATCATAGCAAAAATTGAAGACCAAGAAGGTTTAAAAAATTTGGATGCTATCATAAAAGAATCCGATGGGATTATGGTGGCACGAGGGGATTTGGGTGTGGAGATTGAAATCGAAGAACTCCCGATTGTCCAAAGAAGGATCATTAAACGTTGCCAAGAAGAAGGAAAACGTGTGATCGTTGCGACTCACTTATTAGAATCCATGATCCAAAATCCTTCACCAACAAGAGCCGAGGTCACTGACGTTGCCAATGCTGTGTATGAAGAAGCCGATGCCATTATGTTGTCCGGTGAAACCGCTATGGGAAAGTTTCCTGTGCGTTGTGTGGAAATGTTAGATAAAATTGCACGCCGTATGGAAATGTCGATTAACTTAGGTCTTGCGGCCCAAAGAAAACCTAAAGACCAAAAAGAAGAAATGGCGCGTTCAGCGGCAAATTTAGCTGATTCCATGCAAGCCCATGCGATTATTGCTATCACTCGAAGGGGAATTACTGCAAACAATTTAGCATCGTTTCATCCGAAATATCCAATTGTCCATGCGTTTACAAACATGACTTCTGTTAGGCGAAAACTTTGGCTGACGAGAGGTGTAATTCCTTATCGTGTCGATTTTTCTTCTGATCCAGAAAAAACCATTAAACTTGCGATCCAAACTCTTGTGAATAATGGGTATCTCCAAATGGGAGAAAAGGTGGTCATTCTTTCCGATATCATCGCTGGGGAAGAAAGAGTCGAAACCATCCAAGTTCGCGAAGTTAAATAA
- the asd gene encoding aspartate-semialdehyde dehydrogenase translates to MEKIKVGVLGATGSVGQRFIQLLENHPYFTVTHLAASEKSAGQTYGEVMKSRWKISSDIPAYAKDIIISLPNPEVTKGVQLVFSGLDASIAGEVETAYAEAGVMVLSNSKNHRMDPNVPILSAEVNAHHLDVLKSQNTKGKIITNSNCTIMGVTISLKPLMDAFGLKSVMLFSMQAISGAGYPGVPTMDILGNVVPYIGGEEDKAEVEPQKCLGTVEAGVIKSADFKISAHCNRVPVFDGHTVCVSVSFDKKPKKEEILKVWADFQGEPQKLGLPFAPNQAILYREENDRPQPRLDLETGRGMTTVVGRLREDPILDWKWVVLSHNTIRGAAGAAILNAELLYKKGFFN, encoded by the coding sequence ATGGAAAAAATCAAAGTTGGAGTCCTGGGAGCAACAGGTTCCGTCGGTCAAAGATTCATTCAACTTTTGGAGAATCACCCTTATTTCACGGTGACTCATTTGGCAGCTTCAGAAAAAAGTGCCGGCCAAACGTACGGTGAGGTAATGAAATCTCGTTGGAAGATTTCATCTGATATCCCTGCATACGCAAAAGACATTATTATCTCGTTACCAAATCCTGAAGTGACCAAGGGCGTACAACTCGTGTTTAGTGGTCTTGATGCTTCGATTGCAGGAGAAGTGGAAACTGCTTATGCTGAGGCAGGGGTAATGGTTCTTTCCAATTCTAAAAATCATAGAATGGATCCGAACGTGCCGATTCTTTCTGCAGAAGTCAACGCCCACCATTTGGATGTTTTGAAATCGCAAAATACCAAAGGGAAAATTATTACTAATTCCAACTGTACCATTATGGGTGTTACAATTTCTCTAAAACCTCTGATGGATGCTTTTGGTTTAAAGTCTGTTATGTTATTTTCCATGCAGGCCATTTCAGGTGCAGGTTATCCAGGAGTTCCGACAATGGACATTCTTGGAAACGTTGTCCCATACATTGGTGGGGAAGAAGACAAAGCCGAAGTGGAACCTCAAAAATGTTTGGGAACAGTAGAGGCAGGAGTGATCAAATCAGCAGATTTTAAAATTTCTGCCCATTGTAATCGTGTTCCCGTTTTTGACGGACATACTGTTTGTGTTTCTGTTTCCTTTGACAAAAAACCAAAAAAAGAAGAGATTCTGAAAGTTTGGGCCGATTTTCAAGGAGAACCGCAGAAATTGGGATTGCCGTTTGCACCAAACCAGGCTATTCTCTACCGCGAAGAAAATGATAGGCCTCAACCACGTCTTGATTTAGAGACTGGTAGAGGAATGACGACAGTTGTCGGAAGGCTAAGAGAAGATCCAATTTTGGATTGGAAATGGGTAGTTCTTTCGCATAACACAATTCGAGGTGCTGCAGGTGCTGCCATTTTGAATGCAGAGTTATTGTATAAAAAAGGGTTTTTTAACTAA